AAACTCGGAGTATCTATGCAGTTGCGCGCATGCCCTTCCCACAAATACTTTTCGGGAGGGGCATGACTACCTGACCGCGTAATGCTTCAAGTAGAGCGCATCATAGCTAGCCTTAAGATTGGTAGCAAAATCTCTAGCCTCAGCTGGATTTTCTAGAAAATCTACGAGGTCGTTTTCTATACTTCTCGTGCTAACGGATTTAACTTTTTCCCCGACTACACTCCACATGGTTTCTTTTGAGGCAAAACCGGTAAATGCCCATCTCGGCTGAATTGCCTTATGCATATACCAGATGAGATCGTAGTAATCCCGACCCTTAGCATCCGATACAACGCCCTGTTCTTTGTGGTGGCGCATCCATGTGCGATTTACTAGAGCACATATCTTCGAGGCCATTAGCGTCGGCAGATCGTATCGCTTAATAAAAAAGGTGCGCTGGATTCTAAAAATTGGCTCGATTTCGACAGCGTAGGACGACAACAAGCGAGTTGTCGAATTTACTTCAATCTTTACATGCAAGTAGTCAGATTGATCGAGCGTAGCTATCTGCAATGCGTGCAATACTGGGAATTTAAGATACAGTCTAAATTTTTGCACACTAGTGCTCAATTCTGGATAACCTAAACTGACGCGAAAGTAGTCTAGCATATCGCCTTCAAGTCTACGAAGGTCAAAGTCGCCATCCAAGTATTCAAAATCCAGAGCTTCAGATAGTCTGGGAAGGCCAAAGCAGTACCGCAAACATGTTCCGCCATAGAAGATAAGGGCTCGAAAGTCATTATGCTTATAGAGAAAATCAAGCACATAAATATGCAGAGCTTCCTTTAATCTATTTCTTCGATACGCCAGCGTAGATTGGGGATTTAGCTGAAGTGCCTGATAATAACTCTTGAGCTCATTAACTAACATACATAGCCTCTAGCAGCTTAACGATTTTCATTAGTTTGCGAGAACTACTTCTTGCTGTTAGTTCTTTGAGCTCAGCAAAGTCACGTTTAGAGAGAAGATGCGCATTTATCCTCAATTCATTAACGATACTAGGGGATATATTTTTTAAGTCCTTTTTTTTCATGTATAGATAATCAAAGAGGGCTTGGATACGTGAAGCGCATTTTACTGTAAAACGGCCTTTGTTAATCGTGTCAAATTTACCAAGTATATTGTTAGCAATATTTCTATATTGAAAGTAACCGAGGGCATTACTTATAAGAACCGGGCGTTTCGGCGTAAGGCTCGTAATAGTAGTAACCGCCTCTGTAAGGAGCTCGTGCTTTGCTAAAACATATTCGCAACTAATGTAAGATGGAGACACGAGCACATTAGCCAAAAATTCCTGATAAGCAACTATCTCTCCTAATTCTCTAACAGAAGAGATAAAAGCTCTCGTGGCATAAACACTGCGCCTTAGCTTAAGGATCTCACCGCGCTTGGCCATGCGATATAAAAATACTTGAGCAGTCTTGTCGGGAACTAGTATAGCCCGTAAGTCAGCGCTAGAAAAGTAAGGAAGCCCCTCTAATTGTCTTAATATTGAGTCTTTCATGGCTATCTATTGCAGAAGTACTACAATAACCGTAGTACTTCTGCAATAGATGGAACTTAAAGCTTCGCCAAGTTATAACTTAACCCACCATCAGAAACAGAAGTGCAACACTCCCCGCATGAATCATGTAAGGTAATCGAACCAGCCCTAAGTAGCTAGAAGCATAAGAGTATATTCTCGCACCCAACAATCATTTTGCCTAACGTTGCATTAACTAAGAAAAAATAATAGCTAAATCATTGACTTACCCCACAACGGAGCATGGCAATCAATGACTTACTTTCCTTTATTTTTAAATACTAACTCGAGGCGTGTGTTGATAGTGGGGGGCGGTGAGGTGGCGCTTAAAAAACTGCACTCTATTGTGCAGTTTACTAAGCAATGCACGGTGATTTCGCCTACCGTAATTGAGGCGGTGAGGGACTTAATTGATAGTTACAGCTTAGAATACCTTCCTCGGGTTTACGAGCGGGGCGATGCTTCAGGGTTTTCTCTTGCAGTGGTTGCCGTTAGCGATTTAGATAGGCAAAAACTCATTGGCGAGGATGTTAAGAAATGCGGTGCGCTTTGTTGCCTTGTAGATTTTCCCCATGAGTCAGACTTTATATTTCCGGCTCTTATCCACGATGGCGAGCTAACGGTTGCAATTTCAACTAATGGTGCATCTTGCAGTTTCGCTAAGAGATTAAAGGAAGAAATTGAAAAGATCATTCCCAAAACAAGCAATCTTTTTCTAGACAACATGAAAAAAGTTAGAATACAACTGCCCAAGGGAAAGGAGCGCCAGGAGATTCTGCGCAAAAAAGTTGCCGATTTTTTTGCAAGTGGCGGCAAGAATTACTAGAATGAGTAAGCGCTTAACACCCTAACTATCCAAACACATGCTACAAATCTCAGAACTGCTTCGCAGCGCTATCGCTACAAACTCCGTTAACAACATCGACGTAGCTCAGCAGTTGCGGGACCAGGCAAAATCGCGCTTTCTCGAGAACCAACCTCCAGTAGTAGTGTGGAATGTAAACCATAGCTGCAACATGACCTGCCCTCACTGCTACGCTTCAGCAAAACTAAAACCCGAATTTGACGGGGTAAGCACTGAGGAAGCCCTATCCATAATCGACAAACTTCACCACGACGGCATTAACATAATAATTTTTTCGGGGGGCGAACCGTTAATGCGTAGCGATTTAATTGAACTAATTCGCTACGCCACTGCCAAGCGTTTATCCTGTCATCTCTCCACCAATGGCACGCTAATAACCCCACCAATGGCCGCATCGCTAAAAAGTGCAGGAATTCGCTATGTGGGGGTGAGTCTCGATGGACTTGAAGAATTTAACGACAAACACCGCGGCCTAAAAGGCGGATTTAAACTTGCTTGGGAAGGAATCCTCAACGCCAAAAATGCGGGCCTTGCTACGGGCTTAAGAATGA
The window above is part of the Deltaproteobacteria bacterium genome. Proteins encoded here:
- a CDS encoding bifunctional precorrin-2 dehydrogenase/sirohydrochlorin ferrochelatase, whose translation is MLIVGGGEVALKKLHSIVQFTKQCTVISPTVIEAVRDLIDSYSLEYLPRVYERGDASGFSLAVVAVSDLDRQKLIGEDVKKCGALCCLVDFPHESDFIFPALIHDGELTVAISTNGASCSFAKRLKEEIEKIIPKTSNLFLDNMKKVRIQLPKGKERQEILRKKVADFFASGGKNY
- a CDS encoding nucleotidyl transferase AbiEii/AbiGii toxin family protein; this encodes MLVNELKSYYQALQLNPQSTLAYRRNRLKEALHIYVLDFLYKHNDFRALIFYGGTCLRYCFGLPRLSEALDFEYLDGDFDLRRLEGDMLDYFRVSLGYPELSTSVQKFRLYLKFPVLHALQIATLDQSDYLHVKIEVNSTTRLLSSYAVEIEPIFRIQRTFFIKRYDLPTLMASKICALVNRTWMRHHKEQGVVSDAKGRDYYDLIWYMHKAIQPRWAFTGFASKETMWSVVGEKVKSVSTRSIENDLVDFLENPAEARDFATNLKASYDALYLKHYAVR